ATCGCTTCTCGTACTTCGGCGGCATGCTCAGGATCCGTAAAGATCGCTCGGCGTACCGCGCCGATTTTATTTGGCTCTTTTTTCGCCGACTTGCCTGCAATAATTTTACTGTCTTTAATGAACAAACCATCATCAATCAAGGCATCTGCCGCCTGTTCGTGAGCGACAATCAAGGCCCGATGACTCTTGCCAGTACCACTTGGCCCAACGAATGCAAACACTTCCATAGCATGCCTCCTTTCAAAAAGCCTCTGTTTCTATCACCTTACTGGAAACGCTGTTGTTTTGTCAAGAGAGCCTAAGATAGCAAGCTTATAGTTTGCGTTTATCCATAGCCGTCTGCAACGCAAGAACAATATGATCAGGCGCATGAAACACGCCTAACATTTCTGGAAACCGCCCGGGAATAGCATGGAAATCAGACCCACCGGTAGCCAAAATCCCGGCATTCTGTGTCCACTCAAGGTATTCTAGTTGCTGCTGCTTTGTATGCATTGGATGAAAAACTTCCAGCCCTTCTGCTCCGGCAGCCAACACTTTTTTTACAAGCTGGTCGTCCCCCGCCAGTCCCGGATGTGCCATCACCGCTACGCCGCCTGCCGCATGAACCAGTTCAATCACCTCAGGATATTTCAGGCGCCTATGCGGCACATAAGCCGGTCCGTTTTTATACAAAAGTGCATGGAACACTTCTCCCACAGTGGCAAACGCGCCCATAGCCACCAACGCTCTTGCCACATGCGGCCTGCCGATAGAACCGCCATTCGCCTGAGCCGCCACATCTTCCAGCTTTAAAAAATAGCCAAGCTGTCTTAATTTATCCACCATTTCTCCCGCCCTATTTTGACGGCTTTGCGCCAACAAGGCTAGCTCCTCTTGAAAGAAAGACAGCCGCCAATCCATACCATAGCCTAAAACATGCACTTCATGACCCGGAATGTCGGTACTGAATTCAATACCAGGAACAAACTGCAAACCTTCGGGCCAAGCAAAGGCTTCTGCTTCTTCCAACGCCCGCGTAGTGTCATGATCGGTAATAGCAATCATCTTCAAATTAGCGGCGACAGCAGCCTCATAGACTTGCAGCGCCGTCCATCGCCCATCCGACGCTAGCGTATGGATGTGCAGATCTACGCTCATAACCGCACCAGACTCTTGGCGATTTCAAGCAACGTAAGCACACCAGCGCCGCTGCCGCCTTTCACCCAAGCACCCGAAGTTTTAAGTAACGTAGCTGTACCGGCAATATCTAAATGCGCCCAGGGGGTTTCTTTGGCAAAAGCACCAATAAAAAGACCTCCCGTAATCATGCCGCCATAACGGCCGCCCGTATTTTTCAAATCCGCTATATCGCTTTTCAATAATTCTGCATACTCTTCGTCATGCGGCATCAGCCAAGTTTTTTCTCCTGCTTGCTCGCCAGCTGCCACAATCAAATCGGTCCAGGCTGAATCATTGCCCAAAAGCCCGCTGCGCACTCGTCCCAACGCCACCATGCAAGCGCCAGTAAGAGTCGCTATATCAATTATGCGCTGCGCTCCTTCGTGTCTGGCATAAGCCACAGCATCCGCCAAAATAAGCCGACCTTCCGCATCGGTGTTAATCACTTCAATCGTCTGGCCGTCCATAGCCGTTACAATATCTCCTGGTTTTAGGGCTTTACCGGACGGCATATTTTCCGTACATGGAAGCACAGCTAAAAGGTTCACTGGCAAGTTTAAAGCGGCAATGGCATCCATCGCCGCCAGCACTGCAGCCGCCCCGGACATGTCATCTTTCATCTCCTGCATGCCGTCGCCCGGCTTCAAGCTGATACCGCCACTGTCAAAGGTAATGCCTTTGCCTACAAAAGCGGCATCCCAAGGTTTACCTTTAACGCCGCCGCAATAGCGCAGTACAATAAGCCGCGGAGGCACATCGCTTCCTTGCGCTACAGCACTCAAAGCCCCCATGCCGGCAGCTTTAATTCTCTTGGCATCCCAAACATCTACATCCATGCCATGCAGCGTCGCCAAACGCTGTGCTTCTTCCGCCATCTTTTCTGGCGTCATGAACGACGCCGGCTGATTGACCCAGTTTCTAGCTTGCAGCACGGCTTCCCCGGTTATAATAGCAGCTTGCAGCGCCTGTTCTAAAGATGGGGTT
This genomic window from uncultured Anaeromusa sp. contains:
- a CDS encoding PHP domain-containing protein, translated to MSVDLHIHTLASDGRWTALQVYEAAVAANLKMIAITDHDTTRALEEAEAFAWPEGLQFVPGIEFSTDIPGHEVHVLGYGMDWRLSFFQEELALLAQSRQNRAGEMVDKLRQLGYFLKLEDVAAQANGGSIGRPHVARALVAMGAFATVGEVFHALLYKNGPAYVPHRRLKYPEVIELVHAAGGVAVMAHPGLAGDDQLVKKVLAAGAEGLEVFHPMHTKQQQLEYLEWTQNAGILATGGSDFHAIPGRFPEMLGVFHAPDHIVLALQTAMDKRKL
- a CDS encoding leucyl aminopeptidase produces the protein MKIEWLGEKTVKGGAWVLPVFQGEQCLGEEGKKIDAQLQGRLGAWLRQENCCTDKGDTFFLRSCQADLPDILLLQFGKREKVNVQAVRFCLGQAVRALEKAKVSQTSFLLDELELALEESAYEAALGAMLGGYRFDCYKSKKKEAVLQILFLQTQHALTPSLEQALQAAIITGEAVLQARNWVNQPASFMTPEKMAEEAQRLATLHGMDVDVWDAKRIKAAGMGALSAVAQGSDVPPRLIVLRYCGGVKGKPWDAAFVGKGITFDSGGISLKPGDGMQEMKDDMSGAAAVLAAMDAIAALNLPVNLLAVLPCTENMPSGKALKPGDIVTAMDGQTIEVINTDAEGRLILADAVAYARHEGAQRIIDIATLTGACMVALGRVRSGLLGNDSAWTDLIVAAGEQAGEKTWLMPHDEEYAELLKSDIADLKNTGGRYGGMITGGLFIGAFAKETPWAHLDIAGTATLLKTSGAWVKGGSGAGVLTLLEIAKSLVRL